A stretch of the Geovibrio thiophilus genome encodes the following:
- a CDS encoding winged helix-turn-helix domain-containing protein, producing MSLKNDLFSKTAGEYTYGGRIWIDKNGKNFLGLGKIHFLELIKQHGSMSKAASMLNMSYSKAWGMVDTMNSLARKPLVVKKTGGAGGGGAELTEEGERVLELYWEFSRNFELFLLKQKEVIDQL from the coding sequence ATGAGCTTAAAAAACGATTTGTTCAGCAAAACCGCAGGCGAATACACATATGGCGGCAGAATCTGGATCGATAAAAACGGAAAAAACTTTCTCGGACTGGGCAAAATACACTTTCTTGAACTCATTAAACAGCACGGCTCCATGTCAAAAGCGGCATCTATGCTCAATATGTCCTACAGCAAGGCGTGGGGCATGGTGGACACCATGAATTCGCTTGCGCGTAAACCTCTTGTGGTCAAAAAAACAGGCGGCGCAGGCGGAGGGGGAGCGGAGCTTACAGAGGAAGGAGAAAGGGTGCTTGAACTTTACTGGGAATTTTCAAGGAATTTTGAGCTGTTCCTTCTGAAACAAAAGGAAGTCATTGATCAACTTTAG